From a region of the Sphingopyxis sp. YR583 genome:
- a CDS encoding TonB-dependent receptor, which yields MKKRSRRTACLLRTSAAGLSLSFGLLAMPAMAQGAGAETDDSTIIVTATRRSEALSDVPIAVSAVTGDTLEKTGATDVRALGQVAPSLLVSGATSEVNFSARIRGIGTVGENPGLESSVGLFIDGVYRSRTGVGLSELGDIERVEVLRGPQGTLFGRNSTAGLINIVTKGPELGTFAGKGSVSYGNYDYWRVDGMINAPLGDKSAVRLDGVWQKRDGFIGNVTPGEPDINDRDRWLVKGQLMFEPTETLSFRLIADYSKREENCCGGILLNPVRNLTRGPDGFPVASANTLLPLLQLLGANHQVAPVGTSFVRRQSTTPGVTYRSDTKDWGVSGELDWDLGAATLTSITAYRDYKNAQGQDADFSTLDILRRTDLDRRFRLFTQEVRLQGEAFDGRLDWLVGGYYANEKLDVDDDIVYGADYQRFANCLAAASLAPALINPASATCSNLPAASFPGFQGIAALLGAAPLNGTGNNGSTFHQRSTNYALFTHNSFDIVEDVLTLTVGARYTHEKKTLAGDANFTNTLCPAIVNSSLQALASLACVINGTAPDIVKGAPGTKFSEGQWTGTAVLSWKPTPELLVYASASKGYKAGGFNLDYSALDRPCSTTAGSAAQNAACTTALARPANTPGNGRPEASDLQFASEKVDAYELGVKWDGPGIDVNLAAFWQEYSNYQLNTFNGVNFEVTNIQACKDDLGTAPTDNSAATGACASDRLKPGVVAKGFEIETFLRPARYVSVNMGLTYVDTLYRRDLVGTGGRPLSPVLFQLPGRGVSNAAKYVATAGISWTPPIGSSGMSALIYLDTRMQSDTNTGSNLDIEKEQDAFAVFNGRIGLFGRDRRWGIELWGQNLFNKQYYQIGADMPLQGSGSFRAVAAPAASGHPATANKLFVGFPGEPRTYGVTLRGQF from the coding sequence ATGAAGAAACGTTCGCGCCGCACGGCATGCCTGCTGCGGACCAGCGCCGCCGGCTTATCGCTTTCATTCGGCCTTTTGGCGATGCCCGCCATGGCGCAGGGCGCCGGCGCCGAAACCGACGACAGCACGATCATCGTCACTGCGACGCGGCGCAGCGAGGCGCTCTCCGACGTTCCCATCGCGGTTTCCGCCGTCACCGGCGACACGCTGGAAAAAACGGGTGCAACCGACGTGCGCGCGCTGGGACAGGTGGCGCCGTCGCTTCTGGTGTCGGGCGCAACGAGCGAGGTCAATTTCTCGGCACGCATCCGCGGCATCGGGACCGTCGGCGAAAATCCGGGCCTTGAATCGTCGGTCGGCCTGTTCATCGACGGCGTCTATCGCAGCCGCACGGGCGTCGGCCTGTCCGAACTCGGCGACATCGAACGCGTCGAGGTGCTGCGCGGACCGCAGGGAACCCTGTTCGGCCGCAATTCGACCGCAGGGCTGATCAACATCGTCACCAAGGGCCCCGAGCTTGGCACCTTCGCAGGCAAGGGGTCTGTGTCCTACGGCAATTATGATTATTGGCGCGTCGACGGCATGATCAACGCGCCGCTCGGCGACAAGAGCGCGGTGCGCCTCGACGGCGTCTGGCAGAAACGCGACGGTTTCATCGGAAATGTCACGCCGGGCGAGCCCGACATCAACGACCGCGACCGATGGCTGGTCAAGGGTCAGTTGATGTTCGAACCGACCGAGACGCTGAGCTTTCGCCTGATCGCCGATTACAGCAAGCGCGAAGAGAATTGCTGCGGCGGCATCCTGCTCAATCCGGTACGCAACCTGACGCGCGGGCCCGACGGCTTCCCGGTCGCATCGGCGAACACCCTGCTTCCGCTCCTCCAGTTGCTCGGCGCGAACCATCAGGTCGCGCCTGTCGGGACAAGCTTCGTCCGCCGCCAGTCGACGACGCCCGGTGTCACCTACCGGTCGGACACGAAGGATTGGGGCGTGTCGGGTGAGCTCGACTGGGATCTGGGCGCCGCGACGCTGACCTCGATCACCGCCTATCGCGACTATAAGAATGCGCAGGGCCAGGACGCCGATTTCAGCACGCTCGACATATTGCGCCGCACCGACCTCGATCGCCGCTTCCGCCTGTTCACACAGGAAGTGCGCTTGCAGGGCGAAGCGTTCGACGGGCGGCTCGACTGGCTGGTCGGCGGCTATTACGCCAACGAGAAGCTCGATGTCGACGACGACATCGTCTATGGCGCCGACTATCAGCGCTTCGCCAACTGCCTCGCCGCGGCGTCGCTCGCGCCGGCGCTGATCAACCCCGCGTCTGCAACCTGTTCGAACCTGCCCGCCGCGAGCTTCCCGGGGTTTCAGGGTATTGCGGCCCTGCTCGGCGCCGCGCCGCTCAACGGCACCGGCAACAACGGATCGACCTTCCACCAGCGCAGCACCAACTATGCGCTGTTCACGCACAACAGCTTCGATATCGTCGAGGATGTGCTGACGCTGACGGTCGGCGCACGCTACACGCACGAGAAGAAGACGCTGGCGGGCGATGCCAATTTCACCAACACGCTGTGCCCCGCGATCGTCAACTCGTCGCTGCAGGCGCTGGCAAGCCTCGCCTGCGTGATCAACGGAACCGCGCCCGACATCGTCAAGGGCGCGCCGGGAACGAAGTTCAGCGAGGGCCAGTGGACCGGCACCGCGGTGCTGAGCTGGAAACCCACGCCGGAGTTGCTCGTCTATGCCTCGGCGTCGAAGGGGTACAAGGCGGGCGGCTTCAACCTCGACTATTCGGCGCTCGACCGGCCGTGCAGCACGACCGCGGGGTCGGCCGCGCAGAATGCCGCCTGCACCACTGCGCTGGCGCGCCCCGCGAACACGCCCGGCAACGGACGGCCGGAAGCGAGCGACCTGCAATTCGCGAGCGAAAAGGTCGATGCCTATGAACTCGGGGTCAAATGGGACGGCCCGGGGATCGACGTCAATCTCGCCGCCTTTTGGCAGGAGTATAGCAATTATCAGCTGAACACCTTCAACGGCGTCAATTTCGAGGTCACCAATATCCAGGCGTGCAAGGACGATCTGGGGACCGCGCCGACCGACAACAGCGCCGCAACCGGCGCATGCGCGTCGGACCGGCTGAAGCCGGGCGTCGTCGCCAAGGGGTTCGAGATCGAGACCTTCCTGCGCCCCGCACGCTATGTTTCGGTCAATATGGGGCTGACCTATGTCGACACCCTCTATCGCCGCGACCTTGTCGGCACGGGCGGGCGTCCGCTGTCGCCGGTGCTGTTCCAGCTCCCCGGTCGCGGGGTGTCGAACGCCGCCAAATATGTCGCGACCGCAGGGATCAGCTGGACGCCGCCGATCGGTTCGTCGGGGATGAGCGCGCTCATCTATCTCGACACGCGGATGCAGAGCGACACCAACACCGGGTCGAACCTCGACATTGAAAAGGAACAGGATGCCTTTGCAGTGTTCAACGGCCGGATCGGGCTGTTCGGGCGCGACCGCCGCTGGGGTATCGAACTGTGGGGCCAGAATCTGTTCAACAAGCAATATTACCAGATCGGCGCCGACATGCCGTTGCAGGGATCGGGATCGTTCCGTGCGGTCGCCGCGCCAGCGGCAAGCGGGCACCCTGCTACCGCGAACAAATTGTTCGTCGGCTTCCCCGGCGAACCGCGCACCTATGGCGTGACGCTGCGCGGCCAGTTCTGA